A DNA window from Rhipicephalus sanguineus isolate Rsan-2018 chromosome 8, BIME_Rsan_1.4, whole genome shotgun sequence contains the following coding sequences:
- the LOC119401476 gene encoding ER membrane protein complex subunit 5, protein MPSKAPKLMATLGIVGLVHAAISAAQHRSYLRLTEQDFTVLPLDIIFQSVLCLLITMYGTMCIAGDFKEVRATVELESKTFETFGNRPSFYMFCHRGRALARS, encoded by the coding sequence ATGCCTTCGAAGGCGCCCAAGCTCATGGCTACCCTCGGCATCGTGGGATTGGTGCACGCCGCGATATCGGCGGCCCAACACCGGTCCTACCTGCGGCTCACCGAGCAGGACTTCACGGTGTTGCCGCTGGACATCATCTTCCAGAGCGTGCTGTGCCTGTTGATCACCATGTACGGCACCATGTGCATCGCGGGCGACTTCAAGGAAGTCCGCGCCACGGTCGAACTCGAGAGCAAGACCTTCGAGACGTTCGGAAACCGGCCGTCCTTCTACATGTTCTGCCACCGCGGACGGGCGCTGGCTAGAAGCTAG